CGCCCCGAGCGCTTTGCAAAAATCCCGCCACGCGAGCGTGTTCACGATGTCGTGCTTCGTGAGCCAGCCGCGGCGGGCGGTGTCGACGCCATAGCGGGCGTTTTCCAGATCGCTCGTGTCGTGCGAGTCGGTCGAAAGGACCACCCCGGCGCCGGCCGCCTTGGCCTCGCGCAGGGCGGCGTCGCCGAGGTCGAGCCGCATCGGATAAGCGTTCAGCTCGAGGAACGTTTCCGTCTCCACCGCCGCTTCGATGAGGGCGCGCAGGTTGACGGCGTAGCCCCCGCGCCCCTTGATGAGGCGTCCCGTCGGGTGGCCCAAGGCGTCCACGTGCGGGCTCCGCATAGCCTTGACGATGCGCTTCGTCATCTCCGATTCCCCCATCGAGAGGGCGAAATGGACGGACGCCACGACGAAGTCGCAGCGGGCGAGCGCATCGTCCCTGAGATCGAGCGAGCCGTCCTTGAGAATGTCCACCTCGACGCCGGCGAGAAGCCGAATTTTTTCGAACTTCTCCTGAGCGCGCCGGACGGCCTCGATTTGCCGCAGTAGCCTTCGCTCGTCCATGCCGCGCGCGACGGTGACGGCCTTCGAGTGGTCGGTGATGGCGAGGTACTCGAGGCCGCGCTTTTGCGCCGCTTCGGCCATCTCCTCAATGGTGGCCGAGCCGTCGGTCTCGACCGTGTGGGTGTGGAGGTCGCCGCGCAAATCCGCGAGCTCCACCAGGGCGGGAATCTTTCCCTTCTCCGCCTCCAGTATCTCGCCCCGGTTCTCCCGGAACTCGGGCGGAATCCACACGAGGTCGAGCGCTTCGTATACCTCCTCCTCCGTCGCACCCGCGACGCGTTTCTCGTCGCGGTCCCGGAAGATGCCGTACTCGCTGAGCTTGAGGCCGCGCTGCTTCGCGCGCTGGCGCAGCGCGACGTTGTGCTCCTTCGAGCCGGTGAAGTACTGCCACGCGGCGCCGAACTCCGAGGGTTTGAGAAAACGCAAGTCCACCTGCATGCCTCCCCGGAGACGCACGCTCGATTTCGTGTCGCCGCGGGCGAGCACCTCCTCGACGCGGGGATAGCGCACGAGCGCGTCCATCACCCGGGGCGCAAGCGCGGCCCCGCCGGCAGCGAGCACGTCAATGTCGCCGACGGTCTCTTTCCGGCGGCGCAGGCTACCCGCCGTCTCGATGCGCTCCGCGCCCTTCACCTTTCGCAGGTGCGAGACCAGGGCCCGGGCGACGTCATCGGCCTCGCTCAGAAGAAATCGCCCGGCCGTGGTCTTCGCGTGGAGGAGGCCTTTTAGAATTTTCTCCTCGGTCACGGCGCCGAAGCCCGCGAGGGCGCGCACCTTGTGCGAGCGGCACGCCTCCTCCAGAGGATCGAGCGACTCGACGCCGAGCTCGTCGAACAACTTGCGCACCTTCTTAGGGCCGAGGCCGGGCACGAGCAGGAGCGAAAGCAGGCTCGCGGGATATTTTTTCAAGAGCTCGCGGTGCGCGCCGCAGTCGCCGGTTTCGAGAATTTCCCGGATGTCGCGCGCGAGCCCCTTGCCGATTCCCTGCAGTTCCTCGAGCACATGGCCCTCCTTGAGGTATTGCCCCAGGTCGACGGGAAAATTTTCCAGAAGCTCGATGGCGTTGCGGAAGGCGCGGATGCGAAACGGGTTGCCGCCCTCGATGTCCAGCAGGTCGGCCATCTCGGCCAGGACGCGGATCACGTCGGCGTTGTGCATTGTACGCTATTCGGCAGCCAAGTTTTCCCTCTTCTAAAGAGGGTATAAAGAAAAGCTTCCGGCTCGTTGCGTTGGAGCGGCACTTAGGAGCGCTCTACGAGCGACTCGAAGAGGTCGCGCAGGTCGGGGCGGACGTAGGCGGCTTCGACTCCCTCCTCTCCCCGCGCCGCGCGGAGCGACTGCGCGAGCACGTGCACCTGCTCGCTCGCGGGCAGCGTGGAGTTGACGAACACGAACGGCACGCTGCGGATGCGGCAGAAGCCCCCCTCGCCCGGCACGCGGGCGTCGTAGCGGACCTTGACGTCGAGGCGCTGCGCGAGCGCTTCGAGCTCCTCGCGCATGGCCTCCCACTTGGAGGGTTTCTTGGCCTTGGAAGTCCGGCGCGCCTTCGCCATTTTCCAGAATAGCGCACACACGCTCCGCGCGTCAACGCGGCCCTCCGGCCCCGCTTGGCACGCCCGCGCTCCTCTGCTACCATGGCGTGAAGAAAGCCGCGCACCCCAATGACGACCTACGGCCATACCATCGACCTGCGCCGCCTGCGCATGTTCCGGGAAATGACGGAAGAGGAACTCAACCGCATCTTCGACCACCTGGAGCGCGCCGAGGCGTCCGCGGGAACCGTCATCCTCGAAGGCGGACAGCCGGGCTCCACGCTCTACTTCATCGAGCGGGGCGCGGTGCGCGTCAAGAACCTGGTGGGGGGCCAGACGGTGGTGCTCGCCACGCTCGGCCCCCACGAGCATTTCGGCGACATGGC
The DNA window shown above is from Acidobacteriota bacterium and carries:
- a CDS encoding cyclic nucleotide-binding domain-containing protein, with the translated sequence MTTYGHTIDLRRLRMFREMTEEELNRIFDHLERAEASAGTVILEGGQPGSTLYFIERGAVRVKNLVGGQTVVLATLGPHEHFGDMAVIDGKGSSATVETIEPCVFWCLSRPHFLHLIEDEREIGRKFWRALAEILSERLRFTNKTLNDYMRINQTLAENKTFREFYKMCHS
- the polX gene encoding DNA polymerase/3'-5' exonuclease PolX yields the protein MHNADVIRVLAEMADLLDIEGGNPFRIRAFRNAIELLENFPVDLGQYLKEGHVLEELQGIGKGLARDIREILETGDCGAHRELLKKYPASLLSLLLVPGLGPKKVRKLFDELGVESLDPLEEACRSHKVRALAGFGAVTEEKILKGLLHAKTTAGRFLLSEADDVARALVSHLRKVKGAERIETAGSLRRRKETVGDIDVLAAGGAALAPRVMDALVRYPRVEEVLARGDTKSSVRLRGGMQVDLRFLKPSEFGAAWQYFTGSKEHNVALRQRAKQRGLKLSEYGIFRDRDEKRVAGATEEEVYEALDLVWIPPEFRENRGEILEAEKGKIPALVELADLRGDLHTHTVETDGSATIEEMAEAAQKRGLEYLAITDHSKAVTVARGMDERRLLRQIEAVRRAQEKFEKIRLLAGVEVDILKDGSLDLRDDALARCDFVVASVHFALSMGESEMTKRIVKAMRSPHVDALGHPTGRLIKGRGGYAVNLRALIEAAVETETFLELNAYPMRLDLGDAALREAKAAGAGVVLSTDSHDTSDLENARYGVDTARRGWLTKHDIVNTLAWRDFCKALGARKKKSTPGGM